A portion of the Acidimicrobiales bacterium genome contains these proteins:
- a CDS encoding metalloregulator ArsR/SmtB family transcription factor, giving the protein MARSPTTADVFNAIAEAYRRDILDTLIAGEKAVGAIVADLSLSQPQVSKHLRVLSEVGFVRCRAEGRRRLYRLEPQHLRPLRDWLVKYEQAWNDQMDRLDGYLQELQQRGPQ; this is encoded by the coding sequence ATGGCCCGTTCTCCGACCACGGCGGACGTCTTCAATGCAATCGCGGAAGCGTACCGCCGCGACATCCTCGACACGCTGATCGCCGGTGAGAAGGCGGTCGGGGCGATCGTGGCCGACCTCTCGCTGTCCCAGCCCCAGGTGTCGAAGCACCTTCGGGTACTGAGTGAGGTGGGGTTCGTCCGGTGCCGTGCGGAGGGGCGCCGCCGCCTGTACCGCCTGGAACCGCAGCACCTTCGGCCGTTGCGCGACTGGCTGGTCAAGTACGAGCAGGCCTGGAACGACCAGATGGATCGGTTGGACGGCTACCTACAGGAGCTACAACAAAGAGGACCTCAGTGA